From the genome of Globicephala melas chromosome 11, mGloMel1.2, whole genome shotgun sequence, one region includes:
- the IQSEC1 gene encoding IQ motif and SEC7 domain-containing protein 1 isoform X6, whose protein sequence is MACRRRYFVEGEAPSSETGTSLDSPSAYHQGPSAPGSGLGPDHSEHTPGGAYGLYAGPPGQQRTRRPKLQHSTSILRKQAEEEAIKRSRSLSESYELSSDLQDKQVEMLERKYGGRLVTRHAARTIQTAFRQYQMNKNFERLRSSMSENRMSRRIVLSNMRMQFSFEGPEKVHSSYFEGKQVSVTDKGTPLEALVPAECRDLGPPPALQAPAPAGDFADAITELEDAFSRQVKSLAESIDDALNCRSLHTEGAPAPDVGRTRDAEPSPALHGAEHRQLDEMTASYSDVTLYIDEEELSPPLPPMQAGRRPSSAESDLRLRPGGAAQDYWALAHKDDKGDTDTSCRSTPSLGPQEPRLRGEHLPLLTIEPPSDSSVDLSDRSDRSSLKRQSAYERGLGGPQGSPKHGPHGPPRGLPREEPEPRARAPRPLDGHLAINGSANRQSKSESDYSDGDNDSLNSTSNSNDTINCSSESSSRDSLREQTLSKQTYHKETRNSWDSPTFSNDVIRRRHYRIGLNLFNKKPEKGVQYLIERGFVPDTPVGVAHFLLQRKGLSRQMIGEFLGNRQKQFNRDVLDCVVDEMDFSAMELDEALRKFQAHIRVQGEAQKVERLIEAFSQRYCICNPGVVRQFRNPDTIFILAFAIILLNTDMYSPNVKPERKMKLEDFVKNLRGVDDGEDIPREMLIGIYERIRKRELETNEDHVSQVQKVEKLIVGKKPIGSLHHGLGCVLSLPHRRLVCYCRLFEVPDPNKPQKLGLHQREIFLFNDLLVVTKIFQKKKNSVTYSFRQSFSLYGMQVLLFENQYYPNGIRLTSAVPGADIKVLINFNAPNPQDRKKFTDDLRESIAEVQEMEKHRIETELEKQKGVVRPSMSQCSSLKKEPGGGTLSRACLDDSYASGEGLKRSALSSSLRDLSEAGKRGRRSSAGSLESNVEGSIISSPHMRRRAASTRDCPSRPHQAMPNSSSLLGSLFGSKRGKPPPQAHLPPAPPQPPPHPPHPSSGHPQGPTEGPLQAPVHGHHGQYCPLQQNPPPYHHHHHYHPPQHIQHAHQYHHGPHGGQPAYGAHAHSHPPLPSAHVGHPGHVGHAVHHHGQPPAPPPLPGSKAKPSGISTIV, encoded by the exons TGTCGAGGGCGAGGCCCCCAGCAGCGAGACTGGCACGTCGCTGGACAGCCCCTCCGCCTACCACCAGGGCCCCTCGGCGCCCGGCTCCGGCCTGGGCCCGGACCACTCCGAGCACACGCCAGGCGGCGCCTATGGGCTGTATGCGGGGCCGCCCGGGCAGCAGCGCACGCGGAGGCCCAAGCTGCAGCACTCGACCTCCATCCTGCGCAAGCAGGCCGAGGAGGAGGCTATCAAGCGCTCACGATCCCTCTCCGAGAGCTATGAGCTCTCCTCCGACCTGCAGGACAAGCAG GTGGAGATGCTAGAACGGAAGTATGGGGGCCGCCTCGTGACCCGCCATGCGGCCCGCACCATCCAGACAGCCTTCCGCCAGTACCAGATGAACAAGAACTTTGAGCGGCTGCGCAGCTCCATGTCCGAGAACCGCATGTCACGCCGCATCGTGCTGTCCAACATGAGGATGCAGTTCTCCTTCGAGGGGCCGGAGAAGGTGCACAGCTCCTACTTCGAGGGCAAGCAGGTCTCAGTGACCGACAAGGGTACCCCGCTGGAGGCCCTGGTGCCGGCCGAGTGCAGAGACCTGGGCCCGCCGCCTGCCCTCCAGGCCCCTGCCCCGGCCGGTGACTTCGCAGATGCCATCACAGAGCTGGAGGACGCCTTCTCACGGCAGGTGAAGTCGCTGGCCGAGTCCATTGACGACGCGCTCAATTGCCGCAGCCTGCACACCGAAGGGGCCCCCGCGCCCGACGTGGGGCGGACCCGGGACGCCGAGCCCTCGCCGGCCCTGCATGGCGCCGAGCATCGCCAGCTGGACGAGATGACCGCCTCGTACAGCGACGTCACCCTGTACATCGACGAGGAGGAGCTGTCGCCACCCCTGCCCCCGATGCAGGCGGGCCGCCGGCCGTCCAGCGCTGAGTCGGACCTGCGGCTGCGGCCCGGGGGTGCTGCCCAGGACTACTGGGCCCTGGCCCACAAGGACGACAAGGGGGACACGGACACCAGCTGCCGGAGCACGCCCTCGCTGGGGCCACAGGAGCCGCGGCTGCGCGGGGAGCACCTCCCGCTGCTCACCATCGAGCCGCCCAGCGACAGCTCCGTGGACCTCAGCGACCGCTCGGACCGCAGCTCGCTTAAGAGGCAGAGCGCCTACGAGCGCGGCCTGGGCGGGCCGCAGGGCAGCCCCAAGCACGGCCCCCATGGGCCCCCCAGGGGCCTCCCCCGGGAGGAGCCGGAGCCACGGGCCCGGGCGCCCAGGCCCCTGGATGGCCACCTGGCCATCAATGGCTCGGCCAACAGGCAGAGCAAGTCCGAGTCGGACTACTCGGATGGGGACAACGACAGCCTGAACAGCACATCCAACTCCAACGACACCATCAACTGCAGTTCCGAGTCTTCGTCCCGCGACAGCCTGCGCGAGCAGACACTCAGCAAGCAGACCTACCACAAGGAGACCCGCAACAGCTGGGACTCGCCCACCTTCAGCAACGACGTCATCCGCCGGCGGCACTACCGCATCGGCCTCAACCTCTTCAACAA GAAGCCCGAGAAGGGCGTCCAGTACCTCATCGAGCGCGGCTTCGTGCCCGACACGCCGGTGGGGGTGGCCCACTTCCTGCTGCAGCGCAAGGGCCTGAGCCGGCAGATGATCGGGGAGTTCCTGGGCAACCGGCAGAAGCAGTTCAACCGCGACGTGCTCga CTGCGTAGTGGACGAGATGGACTTCTCCGCCATGGAGCTGGACGAGGCTCTCCGGAAGTTCCAGGCGCACATCCGGGTCCAGGGGGAGGCCCAGAAGGTGGAGCGGCTGATCGAGGCCTTcag CCAGCGGTACTGCATCTGCAACCCCGGGGTGGTGCGGCAGTTCCGGAACCCAGACACCATCTTCATCCTGGCTTTTGCCATCATTCTACTCAACACCGACATGTACAGCCCCAATGTCAAGCCCGAGCGCAAGATGAAGCTAGAGGACTTCGTCAAGAACCTCCGAG GCGTGGACGATGGGGAGGACATCCCCCGGGAGATGCTGATCGGGATCTACGAGCGGATCCGGAAGCGGGAGCTGGAGACCAACGAGGACCACGTGTCGCAGGTGCAGAAGGTGGAGAAGCTCATCGTGGGGAAGAAGCCG ATTGGATCCCTGCACCACGGGCTCGGCTGT GTGCTCTCGCTGCCACACCGGCGCCTGGTCTGCTACTGCCGGCTCTTCGAGGTTCCAGACCCAAATAAGCCCCAGAAGCTTGGGCTGCACCAGCGAGAGATCTTCCTGTTCAATGACCTCctggtg GTCACCAAGatcttccagaagaagaagaactcTGTGACGTACAGCTTCCGACAGTCCTTCTCCCTGTACGGCATGCAGGTCCTACTCTTCGAGAACCAGT ACTACCCCAACGGCATCCGGCTCACATCTGCCGTCCCCGGAGCAGACATCAAAGTGCTAATAAACTTTAACGCTCCCAATCCTCAAGACCGGAAGAAATTCACTGATGACCTGCGGGAGTCCATCGCGGAGGTGCAGGAGATGGAAAAGCACAGGATAGAGA CGGAGCTCGAGAAGCAGAAGGGCGTCGTGCGGCCCAGCATGTCCCAGTGCTCCAGCCTCAAAAAGGAGCCGGGCGGCGGGACACTGAGTCGGGCCTGCCTGGATGACAGCTATGCCAGCGGCGAGGGCCTCAAGCGCAGCGCCCTCAGCAGCTCCCTGCGCGACCTCTCAGAAGCGG GGAAGCGAGGGCGTCGCAGCAGTGCGGGATCGCTAGAGAGCAATGTGGAA GGGTCCATCATTAGCAGTCCTCACATGCGCCGGAGAGCTGCATCAACACGAGACTGTCCATCTCGCCCACACCAGGCCATGCCCAACTCCTCGTCCCTCCTGGGCTCCCTATTTGGGAGTAAGagagggaagccccctccccaggcccacttgcccccagcccctccccagccgcCCCCCCACCCGCCTCATCCCTCGTCCGGCCACCCCCAGGGGCCCACGGAAGGCCCCTTGCAGGCACCAGTGCACGGGCATCACGGCCAGTACTGCCCCCTCCAGCAGAACCCGCCCccctaccatcaccaccaccactaccacccgcCCCAGCACATCCAGCACGCACACCAGTACCACCACGGCCCCCATGGGGGGCAGCCCGCCTACGGGGCCCACGCGCACAGCCACCCGCCGCTGCCCTCGGCCCACGTCGGCCACCCGGGCCACGTGGGCCATGCCGTGCACCACCACGGGCAGCCCCCTGCCCCGCCACCCCTCCCCGGCAGCAAGGCCAAACCCAGCGGCATCAGCACAATTGTGTAG
- the IQSEC1 gene encoding IQ motif and SEC7 domain-containing protein 1 isoform X5 yields MWCLHCNSERTQSLLELELDSGVEGEAPSSETGTSLDSPSAYHQGPSAPGSGLGPDHSEHTPGGAYGLYAGPPGQQRTRRPKLQHSTSILRKQAEEEAIKRSRSLSESYELSSDLQDKQVEMLERKYGGRLVTRHAARTIQTAFRQYQMNKNFERLRSSMSENRMSRRIVLSNMRMQFSFEGPEKVHSSYFEGKQVSVTDKGTPLEALVPAECRDLGPPPALQAPAPAGDFADAITELEDAFSRQVKSLAESIDDALNCRSLHTEGAPAPDVGRTRDAEPSPALHGAEHRQLDEMTASYSDVTLYIDEEELSPPLPPMQAGRRPSSAESDLRLRPGGAAQDYWALAHKDDKGDTDTSCRSTPSLGPQEPRLRGEHLPLLTIEPPSDSSVDLSDRSDRSSLKRQSAYERGLGGPQGSPKHGPHGPPRGLPREEPEPRARAPRPLDGHLAINGSANRQSKSESDYSDGDNDSLNSTSNSNDTINCSSESSSRDSLREQTLSKQTYHKETRNSWDSPTFSNDVIRRRHYRIGLNLFNKKPEKGVQYLIERGFVPDTPVGVAHFLLQRKGLSRQMIGEFLGNRQKQFNRDVLDCVVDEMDFSAMELDEALRKFQAHIRVQGEAQKVERLIEAFSQRYCICNPGVVRQFRNPDTIFILAFAIILLNTDMYSPNVKPERKMKLEDFVKNLRGVDDGEDIPREMLIGIYERIRKRELETNEDHVSQVQKVEKLIVGKKPIGSLHHGLGCVLSLPHRRLVCYCRLFEVPDPNKPQKLGLHQREIFLFNDLLVVTKIFQKKKNSVTYSFRQSFSLYGMQVLLFENQYYPNGIRLTSAVPGADIKVLINFNAPNPQDRKKFTDDLRESIAEVQEMEKHRIETELEKQKGVVRPSMSQCSSLKKEPGGGTLSRACLDDSYASGEGLKRSALSSSLRDLSEAGKRGRRSSAGSLESNVEGSIISSPHMRRRAASTRDCPSRPHQAMPNSSSLLGSLFGSKRGKPPPQAHLPPAPPQPPPHPPHPSSGHPQGPTEGPLQAPVHGHHGQYCPLQQNPPPYHHHHHYHPPQHIQHAHQYHHGPHGGQPAYGAHAHSHPPLPSAHVGHPGHVGHAVHHHGQPPAPPPLPGSKAKPSGISTIV; encoded by the exons TGTCGAGGGCGAGGCCCCCAGCAGCGAGACTGGCACGTCGCTGGACAGCCCCTCCGCCTACCACCAGGGCCCCTCGGCGCCCGGCTCCGGCCTGGGCCCGGACCACTCCGAGCACACGCCAGGCGGCGCCTATGGGCTGTATGCGGGGCCGCCCGGGCAGCAGCGCACGCGGAGGCCCAAGCTGCAGCACTCGACCTCCATCCTGCGCAAGCAGGCCGAGGAGGAGGCTATCAAGCGCTCACGATCCCTCTCCGAGAGCTATGAGCTCTCCTCCGACCTGCAGGACAAGCAG GTGGAGATGCTAGAACGGAAGTATGGGGGCCGCCTCGTGACCCGCCATGCGGCCCGCACCATCCAGACAGCCTTCCGCCAGTACCAGATGAACAAGAACTTTGAGCGGCTGCGCAGCTCCATGTCCGAGAACCGCATGTCACGCCGCATCGTGCTGTCCAACATGAGGATGCAGTTCTCCTTCGAGGGGCCGGAGAAGGTGCACAGCTCCTACTTCGAGGGCAAGCAGGTCTCAGTGACCGACAAGGGTACCCCGCTGGAGGCCCTGGTGCCGGCCGAGTGCAGAGACCTGGGCCCGCCGCCTGCCCTCCAGGCCCCTGCCCCGGCCGGTGACTTCGCAGATGCCATCACAGAGCTGGAGGACGCCTTCTCACGGCAGGTGAAGTCGCTGGCCGAGTCCATTGACGACGCGCTCAATTGCCGCAGCCTGCACACCGAAGGGGCCCCCGCGCCCGACGTGGGGCGGACCCGGGACGCCGAGCCCTCGCCGGCCCTGCATGGCGCCGAGCATCGCCAGCTGGACGAGATGACCGCCTCGTACAGCGACGTCACCCTGTACATCGACGAGGAGGAGCTGTCGCCACCCCTGCCCCCGATGCAGGCGGGCCGCCGGCCGTCCAGCGCTGAGTCGGACCTGCGGCTGCGGCCCGGGGGTGCTGCCCAGGACTACTGGGCCCTGGCCCACAAGGACGACAAGGGGGACACGGACACCAGCTGCCGGAGCACGCCCTCGCTGGGGCCACAGGAGCCGCGGCTGCGCGGGGAGCACCTCCCGCTGCTCACCATCGAGCCGCCCAGCGACAGCTCCGTGGACCTCAGCGACCGCTCGGACCGCAGCTCGCTTAAGAGGCAGAGCGCCTACGAGCGCGGCCTGGGCGGGCCGCAGGGCAGCCCCAAGCACGGCCCCCATGGGCCCCCCAGGGGCCTCCCCCGGGAGGAGCCGGAGCCACGGGCCCGGGCGCCCAGGCCCCTGGATGGCCACCTGGCCATCAATGGCTCGGCCAACAGGCAGAGCAAGTCCGAGTCGGACTACTCGGATGGGGACAACGACAGCCTGAACAGCACATCCAACTCCAACGACACCATCAACTGCAGTTCCGAGTCTTCGTCCCGCGACAGCCTGCGCGAGCAGACACTCAGCAAGCAGACCTACCACAAGGAGACCCGCAACAGCTGGGACTCGCCCACCTTCAGCAACGACGTCATCCGCCGGCGGCACTACCGCATCGGCCTCAACCTCTTCAACAA GAAGCCCGAGAAGGGCGTCCAGTACCTCATCGAGCGCGGCTTCGTGCCCGACACGCCGGTGGGGGTGGCCCACTTCCTGCTGCAGCGCAAGGGCCTGAGCCGGCAGATGATCGGGGAGTTCCTGGGCAACCGGCAGAAGCAGTTCAACCGCGACGTGCTCga CTGCGTAGTGGACGAGATGGACTTCTCCGCCATGGAGCTGGACGAGGCTCTCCGGAAGTTCCAGGCGCACATCCGGGTCCAGGGGGAGGCCCAGAAGGTGGAGCGGCTGATCGAGGCCTTcag CCAGCGGTACTGCATCTGCAACCCCGGGGTGGTGCGGCAGTTCCGGAACCCAGACACCATCTTCATCCTGGCTTTTGCCATCATTCTACTCAACACCGACATGTACAGCCCCAATGTCAAGCCCGAGCGCAAGATGAAGCTAGAGGACTTCGTCAAGAACCTCCGAG GCGTGGACGATGGGGAGGACATCCCCCGGGAGATGCTGATCGGGATCTACGAGCGGATCCGGAAGCGGGAGCTGGAGACCAACGAGGACCACGTGTCGCAGGTGCAGAAGGTGGAGAAGCTCATCGTGGGGAAGAAGCCG ATTGGATCCCTGCACCACGGGCTCGGCTGT GTGCTCTCGCTGCCACACCGGCGCCTGGTCTGCTACTGCCGGCTCTTCGAGGTTCCAGACCCAAATAAGCCCCAGAAGCTTGGGCTGCACCAGCGAGAGATCTTCCTGTTCAATGACCTCctggtg GTCACCAAGatcttccagaagaagaagaactcTGTGACGTACAGCTTCCGACAGTCCTTCTCCCTGTACGGCATGCAGGTCCTACTCTTCGAGAACCAGT ACTACCCCAACGGCATCCGGCTCACATCTGCCGTCCCCGGAGCAGACATCAAAGTGCTAATAAACTTTAACGCTCCCAATCCTCAAGACCGGAAGAAATTCACTGATGACCTGCGGGAGTCCATCGCGGAGGTGCAGGAGATGGAAAAGCACAGGATAGAGA CGGAGCTCGAGAAGCAGAAGGGCGTCGTGCGGCCCAGCATGTCCCAGTGCTCCAGCCTCAAAAAGGAGCCGGGCGGCGGGACACTGAGTCGGGCCTGCCTGGATGACAGCTATGCCAGCGGCGAGGGCCTCAAGCGCAGCGCCCTCAGCAGCTCCCTGCGCGACCTCTCAGAAGCGG GGAAGCGAGGGCGTCGCAGCAGTGCGGGATCGCTAGAGAGCAATGTGGAA GGGTCCATCATTAGCAGTCCTCACATGCGCCGGAGAGCTGCATCAACACGAGACTGTCCATCTCGCCCACACCAGGCCATGCCCAACTCCTCGTCCCTCCTGGGCTCCCTATTTGGGAGTAAGagagggaagccccctccccaggcccacttgcccccagcccctccccagccgcCCCCCCACCCGCCTCATCCCTCGTCCGGCCACCCCCAGGGGCCCACGGAAGGCCCCTTGCAGGCACCAGTGCACGGGCATCACGGCCAGTACTGCCCCCTCCAGCAGAACCCGCCCccctaccatcaccaccaccactaccacccgcCCCAGCACATCCAGCACGCACACCAGTACCACCACGGCCCCCATGGGGGGCAGCCCGCCTACGGGGCCCACGCGCACAGCCACCCGCCGCTGCCCTCGGCCCACGTCGGCCACCCGGGCCACGTGGGCCATGCCGTGCACCACCACGGGCAGCCCCCTGCCCCGCCACCCCTCCCCGGCAGCAAGGCCAAACCCAGCGGCATCAGCACAATTGTGTAG
- the IQSEC1 gene encoding IQ motif and SEC7 domain-containing protein 1 isoform X4 codes for MLKFKALCLDYWQFLCLQPLHGVYKSVEGEAPSSETGTSLDSPSAYHQGPSAPGSGLGPDHSEHTPGGAYGLYAGPPGQQRTRRPKLQHSTSILRKQAEEEAIKRSRSLSESYELSSDLQDKQVEMLERKYGGRLVTRHAARTIQTAFRQYQMNKNFERLRSSMSENRMSRRIVLSNMRMQFSFEGPEKVHSSYFEGKQVSVTDKGTPLEALVPAECRDLGPPPALQAPAPAGDFADAITELEDAFSRQVKSLAESIDDALNCRSLHTEGAPAPDVGRTRDAEPSPALHGAEHRQLDEMTASYSDVTLYIDEEELSPPLPPMQAGRRPSSAESDLRLRPGGAAQDYWALAHKDDKGDTDTSCRSTPSLGPQEPRLRGEHLPLLTIEPPSDSSVDLSDRSDRSSLKRQSAYERGLGGPQGSPKHGPHGPPRGLPREEPEPRARAPRPLDGHLAINGSANRQSKSESDYSDGDNDSLNSTSNSNDTINCSSESSSRDSLREQTLSKQTYHKETRNSWDSPTFSNDVIRRRHYRIGLNLFNKKPEKGVQYLIERGFVPDTPVGVAHFLLQRKGLSRQMIGEFLGNRQKQFNRDVLDCVVDEMDFSAMELDEALRKFQAHIRVQGEAQKVERLIEAFSQRYCICNPGVVRQFRNPDTIFILAFAIILLNTDMYSPNVKPERKMKLEDFVKNLRGVDDGEDIPREMLIGIYERIRKRELETNEDHVSQVQKVEKLIVGKKPIGSLHHGLGCVLSLPHRRLVCYCRLFEVPDPNKPQKLGLHQREIFLFNDLLVVTKIFQKKKNSVTYSFRQSFSLYGMQVLLFENQYYPNGIRLTSAVPGADIKVLINFNAPNPQDRKKFTDDLRESIAEVQEMEKHRIETELEKQKGVVRPSMSQCSSLKKEPGGGTLSRACLDDSYASGEGLKRSALSSSLRDLSEAGKRGRRSSAGSLESNVEGSIISSPHMRRRAASTRDCPSRPHQAMPNSSSLLGSLFGSKRGKPPPQAHLPPAPPQPPPHPPHPSSGHPQGPTEGPLQAPVHGHHGQYCPLQQNPPPYHHHHHYHPPQHIQHAHQYHHGPHGGQPAYGAHAHSHPPLPSAHVGHPGHVGHAVHHHGQPPAPPPLPGSKAKPSGISTIV; via the exons TGTCGAGGGCGAGGCCCCCAGCAGCGAGACTGGCACGTCGCTGGACAGCCCCTCCGCCTACCACCAGGGCCCCTCGGCGCCCGGCTCCGGCCTGGGCCCGGACCACTCCGAGCACACGCCAGGCGGCGCCTATGGGCTGTATGCGGGGCCGCCCGGGCAGCAGCGCACGCGGAGGCCCAAGCTGCAGCACTCGACCTCCATCCTGCGCAAGCAGGCCGAGGAGGAGGCTATCAAGCGCTCACGATCCCTCTCCGAGAGCTATGAGCTCTCCTCCGACCTGCAGGACAAGCAG GTGGAGATGCTAGAACGGAAGTATGGGGGCCGCCTCGTGACCCGCCATGCGGCCCGCACCATCCAGACAGCCTTCCGCCAGTACCAGATGAACAAGAACTTTGAGCGGCTGCGCAGCTCCATGTCCGAGAACCGCATGTCACGCCGCATCGTGCTGTCCAACATGAGGATGCAGTTCTCCTTCGAGGGGCCGGAGAAGGTGCACAGCTCCTACTTCGAGGGCAAGCAGGTCTCAGTGACCGACAAGGGTACCCCGCTGGAGGCCCTGGTGCCGGCCGAGTGCAGAGACCTGGGCCCGCCGCCTGCCCTCCAGGCCCCTGCCCCGGCCGGTGACTTCGCAGATGCCATCACAGAGCTGGAGGACGCCTTCTCACGGCAGGTGAAGTCGCTGGCCGAGTCCATTGACGACGCGCTCAATTGCCGCAGCCTGCACACCGAAGGGGCCCCCGCGCCCGACGTGGGGCGGACCCGGGACGCCGAGCCCTCGCCGGCCCTGCATGGCGCCGAGCATCGCCAGCTGGACGAGATGACCGCCTCGTACAGCGACGTCACCCTGTACATCGACGAGGAGGAGCTGTCGCCACCCCTGCCCCCGATGCAGGCGGGCCGCCGGCCGTCCAGCGCTGAGTCGGACCTGCGGCTGCGGCCCGGGGGTGCTGCCCAGGACTACTGGGCCCTGGCCCACAAGGACGACAAGGGGGACACGGACACCAGCTGCCGGAGCACGCCCTCGCTGGGGCCACAGGAGCCGCGGCTGCGCGGGGAGCACCTCCCGCTGCTCACCATCGAGCCGCCCAGCGACAGCTCCGTGGACCTCAGCGACCGCTCGGACCGCAGCTCGCTTAAGAGGCAGAGCGCCTACGAGCGCGGCCTGGGCGGGCCGCAGGGCAGCCCCAAGCACGGCCCCCATGGGCCCCCCAGGGGCCTCCCCCGGGAGGAGCCGGAGCCACGGGCCCGGGCGCCCAGGCCCCTGGATGGCCACCTGGCCATCAATGGCTCGGCCAACAGGCAGAGCAAGTCCGAGTCGGACTACTCGGATGGGGACAACGACAGCCTGAACAGCACATCCAACTCCAACGACACCATCAACTGCAGTTCCGAGTCTTCGTCCCGCGACAGCCTGCGCGAGCAGACACTCAGCAAGCAGACCTACCACAAGGAGACCCGCAACAGCTGGGACTCGCCCACCTTCAGCAACGACGTCATCCGCCGGCGGCACTACCGCATCGGCCTCAACCTCTTCAACAA GAAGCCCGAGAAGGGCGTCCAGTACCTCATCGAGCGCGGCTTCGTGCCCGACACGCCGGTGGGGGTGGCCCACTTCCTGCTGCAGCGCAAGGGCCTGAGCCGGCAGATGATCGGGGAGTTCCTGGGCAACCGGCAGAAGCAGTTCAACCGCGACGTGCTCga CTGCGTAGTGGACGAGATGGACTTCTCCGCCATGGAGCTGGACGAGGCTCTCCGGAAGTTCCAGGCGCACATCCGGGTCCAGGGGGAGGCCCAGAAGGTGGAGCGGCTGATCGAGGCCTTcag CCAGCGGTACTGCATCTGCAACCCCGGGGTGGTGCGGCAGTTCCGGAACCCAGACACCATCTTCATCCTGGCTTTTGCCATCATTCTACTCAACACCGACATGTACAGCCCCAATGTCAAGCCCGAGCGCAAGATGAAGCTAGAGGACTTCGTCAAGAACCTCCGAG GCGTGGACGATGGGGAGGACATCCCCCGGGAGATGCTGATCGGGATCTACGAGCGGATCCGGAAGCGGGAGCTGGAGACCAACGAGGACCACGTGTCGCAGGTGCAGAAGGTGGAGAAGCTCATCGTGGGGAAGAAGCCG ATTGGATCCCTGCACCACGGGCTCGGCTGT GTGCTCTCGCTGCCACACCGGCGCCTGGTCTGCTACTGCCGGCTCTTCGAGGTTCCAGACCCAAATAAGCCCCAGAAGCTTGGGCTGCACCAGCGAGAGATCTTCCTGTTCAATGACCTCctggtg GTCACCAAGatcttccagaagaagaagaactcTGTGACGTACAGCTTCCGACAGTCCTTCTCCCTGTACGGCATGCAGGTCCTACTCTTCGAGAACCAGT ACTACCCCAACGGCATCCGGCTCACATCTGCCGTCCCCGGAGCAGACATCAAAGTGCTAATAAACTTTAACGCTCCCAATCCTCAAGACCGGAAGAAATTCACTGATGACCTGCGGGAGTCCATCGCGGAGGTGCAGGAGATGGAAAAGCACAGGATAGAGA CGGAGCTCGAGAAGCAGAAGGGCGTCGTGCGGCCCAGCATGTCCCAGTGCTCCAGCCTCAAAAAGGAGCCGGGCGGCGGGACACTGAGTCGGGCCTGCCTGGATGACAGCTATGCCAGCGGCGAGGGCCTCAAGCGCAGCGCCCTCAGCAGCTCCCTGCGCGACCTCTCAGAAGCGG GGAAGCGAGGGCGTCGCAGCAGTGCGGGATCGCTAGAGAGCAATGTGGAA GGGTCCATCATTAGCAGTCCTCACATGCGCCGGAGAGCTGCATCAACACGAGACTGTCCATCTCGCCCACACCAGGCCATGCCCAACTCCTCGTCCCTCCTGGGCTCCCTATTTGGGAGTAAGagagggaagccccctccccaggcccacttgcccccagcccctccccagccgcCCCCCCACCCGCCTCATCCCTCGTCCGGCCACCCCCAGGGGCCCACGGAAGGCCCCTTGCAGGCACCAGTGCACGGGCATCACGGCCAGTACTGCCCCCTCCAGCAGAACCCGCCCccctaccatcaccaccaccactaccacccgcCCCAGCACATCCAGCACGCACACCAGTACCACCACGGCCCCCATGGGGGGCAGCCCGCCTACGGGGCCCACGCGCACAGCCACCCGCCGCTGCCCTCGGCCCACGTCGGCCACCCGGGCCACGTGGGCCATGCCGTGCACCACCACGGGCAGCCCCCTGCCCCGCCACCCCTCCCCGGCAGCAAGGCCAAACCCAGCGGCATCAGCACAATTGTGTAG